The Micromonospora sp. Llam0 genome contains a region encoding:
- a CDS encoding multifunctional oxoglutarate decarboxylase/oxoglutarate dehydrogenase thiamine pyrophosphate-binding subunit/dihydrolipoyllysine-residue succinyltransferase subunit, which produces MAGFGPNEWIVDEMYQKYLTDPASVDPAWHDFFADYSHEQVASPTEAAAATATTAAARAGTDAPAARPVQQAEASTPGRGTTRAAEPATATSSPTRANAPAGKAAPAGRTAPTKPAAGTASTGTESTRKAAAGKSTGGRSAATKTAAKAPADRAPADRAPADRAAGGNGSAAGGSRQTPLRGVAARIVQNMDASLAVPTATSVRAVPAKLLVDNRIVINNHLARGRGGKVSFTHLIGYAMVRALVEHPEMNNSFAEIDGKPNMVAPEHVNLGIAIDLAKPDGSRTLVVPSIKACEQMDFRQFWQAYEDVVRRARRGELTMDDYNGTTISLTNPGGIGTVHSQPRLMTGQGTIIGVGAMEYPAPYAGMSEETLADLAVSKVITLTSTYDHRIIQGAQSGEFLKTMHELILGEHGFYDQLFTALRIPYEPVRWVRDVAVSSEGQINKTARVNELIHAYRVRGHLMADTDPLEFKIRKHPDLDVLQHGLTLWDLDRTFPVDGFAGQQRMKLRQILGVLRDSYCRRVGIEYMHIQDPEERRWIQERIERGYEKLDAAEQKHILNRLNAAEAFETFLQTKYVGQKRFSLEGGESLIPLLDEILQSSARADLDEVVIGMAHRGRLNVLANIVSKPYEKIFSEFEGHLDPKSTQGSGDVKYHLGQVGKFTTPDGEHGITVSVTANPSHLEAVDPVMEGIVRAKQDRIDLKLEGYTVLPLLVHGDAAFAGQGVVAETLNLSQLRGYRTGGSVHVVVNNQVGFTTAPEHSRSSLYSTDVARMIEAPIFHVNGDDPEAVVRVARLAFEYRQAFNKDVVIDLVCYRRRGHNEGDDPSMTNPLMYAIIDSKRSVRKLYTEELIGRGDITITDAEELLRDYQTQLEQVFKATRDAATSATSRLPSRQPGPEPQVATAVDAAAVQAVGDAHVDLPEGFTPHKRIQQLLERRAKMSVSGDIDWGFSEIIAFGTLLADGVTVRLAGQDSRRGTFVQRHASVVDARTGRDYLPLASLVTDESRFFVHDSLLSEYAAMGFEYGYSVENPEALVLWEAQFGDFVNGAQSIVDEFISSGEVKWGQRSALTLLLPHGHEGQGPDHTSGRPERYLQMCAEDNMRIAIPTTPANYFHLLRRQALSPKRKPLVVFTPKSLLRHKLCVSPVADFTSGTFQPVLPDPVADGRPEAVKRVLLCTGKIYYDLLQARAERHAVAGGNGQLDTDTAIIRMEQLYPLPVEQLRAALAGYPNAEDFAWVQEEPANQGAWSFVALNLLEHLDGVRLRRISRPAAAAPAVGSTKLHDVEQSALIDAALPRR; this is translated from the coding sequence CTGGCGGGCTTCGGCCCGAACGAGTGGATCGTCGATGAGATGTACCAGAAGTATCTCACCGATCCGGCCAGCGTAGATCCGGCTTGGCACGACTTCTTCGCCGACTACAGCCATGAGCAGGTCGCCTCGCCCACCGAGGCGGCCGCCGCGACGGCGACCACGGCCGCCGCCCGGGCCGGCACCGACGCGCCGGCCGCGCGGCCCGTCCAGCAGGCCGAAGCGTCCACGCCGGGGCGCGGGACCACCCGGGCGGCCGAGCCCGCCACGGCCACGAGCAGCCCCACCCGGGCGAACGCACCGGCCGGCAAGGCTGCCCCGGCCGGCAGGACAGCACCGACCAAGCCGGCCGCCGGCACGGCGAGCACCGGCACGGAGAGCACCAGAAAGGCAGCCGCCGGCAAGTCGACCGGCGGCCGGTCCGCCGCGACCAAGACGGCGGCCAAGGCACCAGCCGACAGGGCACCAGCCGACAGGGCACCAGCCGACAGGGCAGCAGGCGGCAACGGTTCGGCGGCCGGTGGTAGCCGGCAGACCCCGCTGCGTGGGGTCGCCGCCCGGATCGTGCAGAACATGGACGCGTCGCTGGCGGTGCCGACCGCGACCAGTGTGCGCGCGGTCCCGGCCAAGCTGCTGGTCGACAACCGCATCGTGATCAACAACCACCTGGCCCGGGGCCGTGGCGGCAAGGTCAGCTTCACCCACCTGATCGGGTACGCCATGGTCCGGGCGCTCGTCGAGCATCCGGAGATGAACAACTCGTTCGCCGAGATCGACGGCAAGCCGAACATGGTCGCGCCGGAGCACGTCAACCTCGGCATCGCCATCGACCTGGCCAAGCCGGACGGCTCCCGGACCCTGGTGGTGCCGTCGATCAAGGCGTGCGAGCAGATGGACTTCCGGCAGTTCTGGCAGGCGTACGAGGACGTGGTCCGCCGCGCCCGCCGGGGCGAGCTGACCATGGACGACTACAACGGCACCACGATCTCGCTGACCAACCCGGGCGGCATCGGCACCGTGCACTCCCAGCCCCGGCTGATGACCGGGCAGGGGACGATCATCGGTGTCGGCGCGATGGAGTACCCGGCCCCGTACGCCGGGATGTCCGAAGAGACCCTCGCCGACCTGGCCGTCAGCAAGGTCATCACGCTGACCAGCACCTACGACCACCGGATCATCCAGGGTGCGCAGTCCGGCGAGTTCCTCAAGACCATGCACGAGCTGATCCTCGGCGAGCACGGCTTCTACGACCAGCTCTTCACCGCGCTGCGGATCCCGTACGAGCCGGTGCGCTGGGTACGCGACGTGGCGGTCAGCTCCGAGGGGCAGATCAACAAGACGGCGCGGGTCAACGAGCTGATCCACGCGTACCGGGTGCGCGGGCACCTGATGGCCGACACCGACCCGCTCGAATTCAAGATCCGTAAGCACCCGGATCTGGACGTGCTGCAGCACGGCCTGACCCTGTGGGACCTGGACCGCACCTTCCCGGTGGACGGCTTCGCCGGCCAGCAGCGGATGAAGCTGCGGCAGATCCTCGGTGTGCTACGCGACTCCTACTGCCGCCGGGTCGGCATCGAGTACATGCACATCCAGGACCCGGAGGAGCGCCGCTGGATCCAGGAACGCATCGAACGCGGCTACGAGAAACTTGACGCCGCCGAGCAGAAGCACATCCTCAACCGGCTCAACGCGGCCGAGGCGTTCGAGACCTTCCTGCAGACCAAGTACGTCGGGCAGAAGCGCTTCTCGCTGGAGGGCGGCGAGTCGCTGATCCCGCTGCTGGACGAGATCCTGCAGTCCTCGGCCCGGGCCGACCTCGACGAGGTGGTCATCGGCATGGCCCACCGGGGCCGGCTCAACGTGCTCGCCAACATCGTCAGCAAGCCGTACGAGAAGATTTTCTCCGAGTTCGAGGGGCACCTCGACCCGAAGTCGACCCAGGGCTCCGGGGACGTCAAGTACCACCTCGGCCAGGTCGGCAAGTTCACCACCCCGGACGGCGAGCACGGCATCACCGTGTCGGTGACCGCCAACCCGTCGCACCTGGAGGCGGTCGACCCGGTGATGGAGGGCATCGTCCGGGCCAAGCAGGACCGGATCGACCTCAAGCTGGAGGGCTACACCGTCCTGCCGCTGCTGGTGCACGGCGACGCCGCGTTCGCCGGGCAGGGCGTGGTCGCCGAGACGCTCAACCTGTCGCAGCTGCGCGGCTACCGGACCGGCGGATCGGTGCACGTCGTGGTCAACAACCAGGTGGGTTTCACCACCGCGCCGGAGCACAGCCGGTCCTCGCTCTACTCCACCGACGTGGCCCGGATGATCGAGGCGCCGATCTTCCACGTCAACGGCGACGACCCGGAGGCGGTGGTCCGGGTCGCCCGGCTCGCTTTCGAGTACCGCCAGGCGTTCAACAAGGACGTGGTGATCGACCTGGTCTGTTACCGGCGGCGCGGGCACAACGAGGGCGACGACCCGTCGATGACCAACCCGCTGATGTACGCGATCATCGACTCGAAGCGCAGCGTCCGCAAGCTCTACACCGAGGAGCTGATCGGCCGGGGTGACATCACCATCACCGACGCCGAGGAGCTGCTGCGCGACTACCAGACCCAGCTGGAGCAGGTGTTCAAGGCGACCCGGGACGCCGCCACCTCGGCGACCAGCCGGTTGCCCAGCCGACAGCCGGGGCCGGAGCCGCAGGTGGCGACCGCGGTGGACGCCGCCGCCGTGCAGGCGGTCGGCGACGCGCATGTGGACCTGCCGGAGGGCTTTACCCCGCACAAGCGCATCCAGCAGTTGCTGGAGCGGCGGGCGAAGATGTCGGTCTCCGGCGACATCGACTGGGGCTTCAGCGAGATCATCGCGTTCGGCACGCTGCTCGCCGACGGCGTCACCGTCCGGCTGGCCGGCCAGGACTCCCGCCGCGGCACCTTCGTGCAGCGGCACGCCTCGGTGGTCGACGCCCGCACCGGGCGTGACTACCTCCCCCTAGCCAGCCTGGTCACCGACGAGTCGCGGTTCTTCGTGCACGACTCACTGCTCAGCGAGTACGCGGCGATGGGCTTCGAGTACGGCTACTCGGTGGAAAATCCGGAGGCGCTGGTGCTGTGGGAGGCGCAGTTCGGCGACTTCGTCAACGGCGCCCAGTCGATCGTCGACGAGTTCATCTCCTCCGGCGAGGTCAAGTGGGGGCAGCGGTCGGCGCTGACCCTGCTGCTGCCGCACGGCCACGAAGGGCAGGGTCCGGACCACACGTCCGGGCGTCCGGAGCGCTACCTGCAGATGTGTGCCGAGGACAACATGCGCATCGCGATCCCGACCACCCCGGCGAACTACTTCCATCTGCTGCGCCGGCAGGCCCTGTCGCCGAAGCGCAAACCCCTGGTGGTGTTCACCCCCAAGTCGCTGCTGCGGCACAAGCTCTGCGTCTCCCCCGTCGCCGACTTCACCTCCGGCACCTTCCAGCCGGTGCTACCGGACCCGGTGGCCGACGGCCGGCCGGAGGCGGTCAAGCGGGTGCTGCTGTGCACCGGCAAGATCTACTACGACCTGCTGCAGGCCCGTGCCGAACGGCACGCGGTCGCCGGCGGCAACGGTCAGCTCGACACCGACACCGCGATCATTCGGATGGAGCAGCTGTACCCGCTGCCGGTGGAGCAGCTCCGCGCGGCGCTGGCCGGCTACCCGAACGCCGAGGACTTCGCCTGGGTCCAGGAGGAGCCCGCCAACCAGGGTGCCTGGTCGTTCGTCGCGCTCAACCTGCTGGAGCACCTCGACGGCGTACGGCTGCGGCGGATCTCCCGGCCGGCGGCGGCGGCACCGGCGGTCGGCTCGACGAAGCTGCACGACGTCGAGCAGTCCGCGCTGATCGACGCCGCGCTGCCGCGACGCTGA
- a CDS encoding DUF6104 family protein, which translates to MYFTDRGIEELAQRRGEEEVAISWLAERLRDFVDLHPEFETPVERFATWLARLDDEDD; encoded by the coding sequence GTGTACTTCACCGACCGGGGCATCGAGGAGCTGGCGCAGCGCCGCGGCGAGGAGGAGGTCGCCATCTCCTGGCTCGCCGAACGGCTGCGTGACTTCGTCGACCTGCACCCGGAGTTCGAGACTCCGGTGGAACGGTTCGCCACCTGGCTGGCCCGGCTCGACGACGAGGACGACTGA
- the pta gene encoding phosphate acetyltransferase, whose protein sequence is MARSVYLAGLGPGGGKSTVALGLAELLSRRVERIGVFRPLVAGAGPDATLTLLRERYRIDLPDDQLYGASYAEAAELVADGRREELISRIVDRYRKLERRCPAVLVIGSDFDDTGDNGGLPRELAFNARLATEFGSVVVALVDGIRRDATEVAGAARSAYHSLTELGATVLAVIANRVDAGVVTPTLPVPVYAIPEIPAVSAPTVAEVAAALDATVLAGDEAALGRDVLDFVVGAAHVPVLLDHLVDGALVITPGDRADLLVAVSAAHAAGLVSLAGVALTLGERPDPRAMRLVERLGTNLAVLSAPADSFHAVATAGRISGRPSTANPRKVEAALGAFESSVDTTELARRLDVTRSARVTPMMFEYALIDRARAARRRLVLPEGTDERILRATEILLRRGVADLTLLGDADDIGRRARELGVQIDGVRVVDPAVSPWRDDFASRYAELRRHKGVTWELAHDVMGDVNYFATMMVHAGHADGMVSGATHTTAATIRPAFEIIKTLPEVSVASSVFFMLLADRVLVYGDCAVNPDPDADQLADIAVSSAQTAARFGIEPRVAMLSYSTGTSGSGDDVRKVAAATDLVRKRCPDLLVEGPIQYDAAIDPTVAATKLPGSDVAGRATVFVFPDLNTGNNTYKAVQRSAGAVAVGPVMQGLRRPVNDLSRGATVPDIVNTVAITAIQAAAQ, encoded by the coding sequence GTGGCGCGAAGTGTCTACCTAGCCGGTCTCGGCCCCGGTGGCGGCAAGTCCACCGTCGCCCTCGGCCTGGCCGAGCTGCTGTCCCGCCGGGTCGAGCGGATCGGGGTGTTCCGGCCGCTGGTCGCCGGCGCCGGCCCGGACGCGACCCTGACCCTGCTGCGTGAGCGCTACCGGATCGACCTGCCCGACGACCAGCTGTACGGCGCCAGTTACGCCGAGGCGGCCGAGCTGGTCGCCGACGGTCGGCGGGAGGAGCTGATCTCCCGGATCGTCGACCGGTACCGCAAACTGGAGCGGCGCTGCCCGGCGGTGCTGGTGATCGGCAGCGACTTCGACGACACCGGCGACAACGGCGGTCTCCCCCGCGAGCTGGCGTTCAACGCCCGGCTGGCCACCGAGTTCGGCAGTGTGGTGGTGGCTCTCGTCGACGGGATCCGTCGGGACGCCACCGAGGTCGCCGGCGCGGCCCGCAGCGCGTACCACTCGTTGACCGAGCTCGGCGCGACGGTGCTGGCGGTGATCGCGAACCGGGTCGACGCCGGGGTGGTGACCCCGACGCTGCCGGTGCCGGTCTACGCCATCCCGGAGATCCCGGCGGTCTCCGCGCCGACCGTCGCCGAGGTCGCCGCCGCCCTCGACGCCACCGTCCTGGCCGGCGACGAGGCCGCGTTGGGCCGCGACGTGCTGGACTTCGTGGTCGGCGCGGCGCACGTGCCGGTGCTGCTGGACCATCTCGTCGACGGCGCGCTGGTGATCACCCCCGGCGACCGGGCGGACCTGCTGGTCGCGGTCAGCGCGGCGCACGCCGCCGGGCTGGTCTCGCTGGCCGGGGTGGCGCTGACCCTGGGCGAACGGCCGGACCCGCGGGCGATGCGCCTGGTGGAGCGGCTCGGCACCAACCTGGCGGTGCTGTCCGCACCGGCGGACAGCTTCCACGCGGTCGCCACCGCCGGGCGGATCTCCGGCCGGCCCAGCACCGCGAACCCGCGCAAGGTGGAGGCCGCGCTCGGCGCCTTTGAGTCCAGCGTGGACACGACCGAGCTGGCCCGCCGGCTGGACGTGACCCGGTCGGCCCGGGTCACCCCGATGATGTTCGAGTACGCGCTGATCGACCGGGCCCGGGCCGCCCGCCGCCGGCTGGTGCTGCCGGAGGGCACCGACGAACGGATCCTGCGGGCCACCGAGATCCTGCTGCGCCGGGGCGTCGCCGACCTGACCCTGCTCGGCGACGCCGACGACATCGGCCGCCGGGCCCGCGAGCTGGGCGTGCAGATCGACGGGGTACGTGTCGTCGACCCGGCGGTCAGCCCGTGGCGCGACGACTTCGCGTCCCGGTACGCCGAGCTGCGCCGACACAAGGGCGTCACCTGGGAGTTGGCGCACGACGTGATGGGCGACGTCAACTACTTCGCCACGATGATGGTGCACGCCGGGCACGCCGACGGCATGGTCTCCGGGGCCACCCACACCACCGCCGCGACGATCCGCCCCGCCTTCGAGATCATCAAGACGCTGCCGGAGGTGTCGGTCGCCTCCAGTGTGTTCTTCATGCTGCTCGCCGACCGGGTGCTGGTGTACGGCGACTGCGCGGTCAACCCGGACCCGGACGCCGACCAGCTGGCCGACATCGCGGTCAGCTCGGCGCAGACCGCCGCCCGGTTCGGCATCGAGCCACGGGTCGCAATGCTGTCCTACTCCACCGGGACCTCCGGCAGCGGTGACGACGTCCGAAAGGTCGCCGCCGCCACCGACCTGGTCCGCAAGCGGTGCCCGGACCTGCTGGTCGAGGGCCCGATCCAGTACGACGCGGCGATCGACCCCACGGTCGCCGCCACCAAGCTTCCCGGCAGCGACGTCGCCGGGCGGGCCACCGTCTTCGTCTTCCCCGACCTGAACACCGGTAACAACACCTACAAGGCGGTCCAGCGTTCGGCCGGCGCGGTCGCCGTCGGGCCCGTCATGCAGGGTCTGCGCCGGCCGGTCAACGATTTGTCCCGGGGAGCCACCGTGCCCGATATCGTCAACACCGTGGCGATCACCGCGATCCAGGCGGCCGCGCAGTGA
- a CDS encoding acetate/propionate family kinase, translating into MARILVLNCGSSSLKYQLFDGDRGVDKGTVERIGEPGGGPADHAAALRLMAERVDLTGLGGVGHRVVHGGVRFAEPTLITDQVVAEIERLVPLAPLHNPANLTGIAQARRLLPGVPQVAVFDTAFHRTLPPEQASYAIDVDTAQRYGIRRYGFHGTSHAYVSRRAATLLGRAPTDVDVITLHLGNGASACAVAGGRSVATSMGLSPLEGLVMGTRSGDLDPAVVFHLERVAGWSTADVDRLLNQRSGLVGLTGAGDMREVLRRRAAGDPAARLAFDIYCARIRFYVGGYHALLGRVDAIVFTAGVGENAAPVRSASLAGLDRIGVQVDARRNDEGRGERMISPDGTPVQVWVVPTDEEYEIASQTRAVLTDG; encoded by the coding sequence GTGGCCCGGATCCTGGTGCTCAACTGCGGCTCGTCGTCGCTGAAGTACCAGCTCTTCGACGGTGACCGGGGGGTCGACAAGGGCACCGTGGAGCGGATCGGCGAGCCCGGGGGCGGGCCGGCCGACCACGCGGCCGCGCTGCGGCTGATGGCCGAACGGGTCGACCTGACCGGGCTCGGCGGGGTCGGGCACCGGGTGGTGCACGGCGGTGTCCGGTTCGCCGAGCCGACGCTGATCACCGACCAGGTGGTCGCCGAGATCGAACGGCTGGTGCCGCTCGCTCCGCTGCACAACCCGGCCAACCTGACCGGGATCGCCCAGGCCCGCCGGCTGCTGCCGGGTGTGCCGCAGGTCGCGGTCTTCGACACCGCCTTCCACCGCACCCTGCCGCCGGAGCAGGCCAGCTACGCGATCGACGTCGACACCGCGCAGCGGTACGGCATCCGCCGGTACGGGTTCCACGGCACCTCGCACGCGTACGTGTCCCGGCGGGCCGCCACGCTGCTCGGCCGGGCACCGACCGACGTCGATGTGATCACCCTGCACCTGGGCAACGGGGCCAGCGCCTGTGCGGTGGCCGGCGGCCGCAGCGTGGCCACCTCGATGGGGCTGTCACCGTTGGAAGGTCTGGTGATGGGCACCCGCAGTGGCGACCTGGACCCGGCGGTGGTGTTCCACCTGGAACGAGTGGCCGGCTGGTCGACCGCCGATGTCGACCGGCTACTCAACCAGCGCAGCGGCCTGGTCGGGCTGACCGGGGCCGGTGACATGCGTGAGGTGCTCCGCCGCCGCGCCGCCGGGGATCCGGCGGCCCGGCTCGCCTTTGACATCTACTGTGCCCGGATCCGGTTCTACGTCGGCGGGTACCACGCGCTGCTCGGTCGGGTCGACGCGATCGTCTTCACCGCCGGGGTCGGCGAGAACGCCGCCCCGGTGCGGTCGGCGTCGCTGGCCGGGCTCGACCGGATCGGTGTCCAGGTCGACGCGCGGCGCAACGACGAGGGCCGAGGCGAGCGGATGATCTCCCCGGACGGCACGCCGGTGCAGGTGTGGGTGGTCCCCACCGACGAGGAGTACGAGATCGCCAGTCAGACGCGGGCGGTGCTGACCGACGGCTGA
- a CDS encoding chlorophyllase, whose product MRDFRPAVAGLLTVGLLITSLAGCGTAAAPGPVADAPTATQTAAPAGQPDPTSAQPDQRPGRPAPTRRLDVGTRTLDLNRGDRPLPVTVWYPAGGDGPYPVVLFSHGLGGEPADYRTVLSEWAAAGFVVAAPTYPFTSQGGSGGNALDVLNQPADASHVLDELLALDGRAGDEFAGRLDVERVAAAGHSAGGITTVGLFTAARDDRLDAGVVLAGSALGVGTAFSGAAAPQLFIHGELDEVVSYASGKAAYDRVPWPKAMLSLPDGDHGQSLLRPGNPAYDVVLGTSTDFLRWTLYGDDAARQRLADDPPAGIAVFDDQL is encoded by the coding sequence ATGCGTGACTTCCGTCCGGCGGTAGCCGGCCTGCTCACCGTCGGTCTGCTCATCACCTCGCTGGCCGGCTGCGGCACCGCCGCCGCCCCCGGCCCGGTGGCCGATGCCCCGACGGCGACGCAGACCGCTGCGCCGGCGGGACAGCCCGACCCGACGTCGGCGCAGCCCGACCAGCGGCCCGGCCGACCGGCACCGACGCGGCGACTCGACGTCGGGACCCGCACCCTCGATCTGAACCGAGGTGACCGGCCGCTGCCGGTCACCGTCTGGTATCCGGCCGGCGGGGACGGCCCGTACCCGGTGGTGCTGTTCAGCCACGGCCTCGGCGGCGAGCCGGCCGACTACCGTACGGTGCTGTCCGAGTGGGCGGCGGCCGGGTTCGTCGTCGCCGCCCCGACCTACCCGTTCACCAGCCAGGGTGGCTCCGGCGGCAACGCGCTGGACGTGCTCAACCAGCCGGCGGACGCGTCGCACGTACTGGACGAACTGCTGGCGCTCGACGGCCGCGCCGGTGACGAGTTCGCTGGCCGGCTCGACGTGGAACGGGTCGCCGCCGCCGGGCATTCGGCCGGTGGCATCACCACCGTCGGGCTGTTCACCGCCGCCCGCGACGACCGGCTGGACGCCGGCGTCGTGCTGGCCGGCAGCGCGCTCGGCGTCGGTACGGCGTTCAGCGGTGCCGCCGCGCCGCAGCTGTTCATCCACGGCGAGCTGGACGAGGTGGTGTCGTACGCGTCGGGCAAGGCGGCGTACGACCGGGTGCCGTGGCCGAAGGCGATGCTGAGCCTGCCCGACGGCGACCACGGTCAGTCGCTGCTACGGCCCGGCAACCCGGCGTACGACGTGGTGCTCGGCACCAGCACCGACTTCCTGCGGTGGACGCTGTACGGCGACGACGCCGCCCGGCAGCGGCTGGCCGACGACCCGCCGGCCGGCATCGCCGTCTTCGACGACCAGCTCTGA